Proteins from one Flavobacterium sp. N2038 genomic window:
- a CDS encoding type VI secretion system transmembrane protein TssO, whose product MEVLNKQERQKAFIAFLVAFILTFTVMLIAVSFNFYMPVAENKMLKAENEMMKREYDYQTNFSVKIDSIRMTIDSINSPKVDNDFQQRLANVMIANIYQKVPKDTTENKKLYNNVILAYKNIIDYKKQIRSLTHNSHLIDSLNQSAKTYKEELEKVSRDLDVCRQIYQNQ is encoded by the coding sequence ATGGAAGTATTAAACAAACAAGAGCGTCAGAAAGCTTTTATTGCCTTTTTAGTTGCCTTTATTCTAACCTTTACAGTAATGTTAATTGCAGTTTCTTTTAATTTCTATATGCCGGTGGCAGAAAATAAAATGCTGAAAGCAGAAAATGAAATGATGAAAAGGGAATATGATTATCAAACCAACTTTTCGGTTAAAATTGATAGTATCAGAATGACTATTGATTCTATTAATTCACCAAAAGTAGACAATGATTTTCAGCAGCGTCTGGCAAATGTCATGATTGCCAATATCTATCAAAAAGTACCAAAAGATACTACTGAAAACAAAAAGCTGTACAATAATGTTATTCTGGCATACAAGAATATCATTGATTACAAAAAGCAAATTAGAAGTCTTACTCATAATTCACATTTAATAGACAGTTTAAACCAATCGGCCAAAACCTATAAAGAAGAATTAGAAAAAGTAAGCAGAGATTTAGATGTCTGCCGTCAGATTTATCAAAATCAATAA